CCGTATCGTTAAACACACGTAGCATCGGGATAATACCGTTTGAGTTGCCATTCGTTCCTTTGATATACGAGCCTGTAGCTCTGATGTTATGAATAGACAAACCAATACCACCCGCCGACTGCGAAATTTTCGCGCAATCTTTCAGCGTGTCATAAATGCCTTCAATACTATCTTCTTTGGCTGTAAGCAAAAAGCAGCTCGAAAGCTGTGGTTTTGGCGTACCCGCGTTGAAAAGTGTTGGTGTTGCGTGTGTAAACCAACGTTCCGACATCAAATTATAGGTTTCGATAGCCGCTTCGATGTTGTCTTGGTGAATGCCTACGGCCACACGCATCAACATTTGTTGCGGACGCTCTACAATTTTGCCATCTATTTTGAGCAAATACGAACGCTCTAATGTTTTGAAACCAAAGTAATCATAGCCAAAATCGCGGTCATAAATAATGGACGAATCCAACAAAGCCGCGTGCTTTTTCACTGCCTCATACACTTCTTTAGAAATGAGGGCGGCATTTTCTCCCGTTTTGGGGTCTATGTATTGGTAAAGTCGCTTAATCGTGTTAGAAAAGGACTTATTAGTTGTTTTATGCAAATTAGAAACTGCAATACGAGCAGCCAACACGGCATAATCGGGGTGCTTTACAGTGAGGGCAGCAGCAGTTTCGGCGGCCAAATTGTCCAACTCGGCAGTAGTTACACCGTCATAGAGACCATCAATTACTTTTTTGGCTACATCTATCGAATCCACAAAACGCTCTTCGAGGCCGTAGCACAATTTTTGTATTCTGGCCGTGATTTTATCAAATTTCACGCTCTCGCGACGCCCATCTCGTTTAATTACTTGCATAGTTTATTGATAATGTATTTGTATTGGGAAACAAAAATTTTTGGGTTAAGAATGAGATTAATTTTGGTGTAAAAAATATTGCTAATACACTGTGATAAGTGTGTAAGTTTTTTGCTTAACAGTAAAGCAAGAAGCAATAGTTCCGTTTATGTATTGAACCCTTGCTTAGATTCATTCTACAAAAATATGGGTAGTTTTGAGAAAAAGAAAAATAACTTTAAAAACTTATCCACATACTGATTATCAGTAATTTACATTTACCAAACGATTGCAGTATATAAAATACTGATTATCAGTTTTATGAGAACAAACTCTGTTTATATCAAAATTTAATTTGACAAAACGGAACTTTTTCTTAAAAAGACTACTGCTTTTAGGTACTAAGAATAGTGTAAGTTTTGGCCTTTTTTGTGAATTATTGTATTACAAAAAGAACGCGTAAACATTGTTAGTGTTATTGAAGCGCAAGGGCATAGAATCAAAAAACGCCAATCCGTGCAGCTATGCGGCTTTATTCGGATTGGCGTTTGATGTTCGGACCGATGTACGGCCTGTGTATGATAAAACGGTTATTAGTTCGATAAAATTTTGAACAACTCGTCGAGTTTTGGTGTCAAAATAATTTCGGTACGACGATTTTTTTGGCGAGCTTCTGCACTTGTTCCGTCATAAACTGGCAAAAACTTACCATGACCTGCCGCCGTCAGTGAACTACCGCGCACGCCTTCGTTGGTCAGCACGCGCACGATAGACGTGGCACGCAACACACTCAAATCCCAGTTGTCGGTCATGCCTGCCGTCGATTTGGCCAAAGGCACGTCGTCGGTGTGGCCTTCTACGGTTACGTTAATATCCGAATTGTCGCGCAACACCGAAGCCAACTTTTTGAGGGCTTCTACACCTTTGCTGTCCACTGCAAAACTACCCGATTTGAACAAAAGTTGCTCAGAAAGAGATACATACACTTTGCCATTTTTAATAGAAACCGTCAAATCTTTTTCCTTGAAATTAAGCAATGCACCGCTTACTTTGGCTTTGAGGTCGTTTACGGCTTTGTCTTTGTCGGCCAAAATTTTCTCTAATTCTTGTACGCGTTTTTCGCGTTCTTTCAAATTGTCGCTCAACAAATTAAGTTGGCGTTGATTTTCTTCGAGTTTAGTGCGGTTGGCTGAAAGATTCTGATCCATCGCATAAAGTTCTTTTTCGCGGCGCGAAAGCTCTTTCGACAAATTGCCAGTTTCTGCCATAGTGCTATTAAGCAGTTGAGTATAAGACTTTTCTAACTTGTCATATTTGTCCGAAACGTCGTTGAGAAGGGCTTGTGTACGGCGCAAAATGCCACCAGCGTGTGTCGAATCGCGTTTTATTTTGTCGTTAGACTCCGCTAATTCTTTCATTTGTTTGTCCAAAGCCAATTTGTCTTGTTGCAAAGCCGTGAGTTTGGTTTCGCAATCGGCTTTATCTTGTTGCAAACGCGCACTTTGTGCCGTTACTTCATCGTATTTTTTGCGTGTAACACAGGCACTCATCAGGCCTACAAACAGCAAGGCATAACCCGCTTTGTGGATAAATTCTTTGCCTATTCCTTTCATAAATACAATAATACAGGGTTAATGTTAAATTTTAGAATAAAAAATGGGATTTGCTGGGCAGATTTTGTGCTAAAGTACAGTTATTTTCAAAAAGAAATGGCAGGTTCTTACTAAAAATGCTTAAAATTGAGCCTATTCAATCCCCAAAACAGTATGCAAACCATCAAAGTACAGACAACTCAAAACGTAACCATCGAATATCCCATTGCTGATTTAGGAAAACGCATTGCCGCTAAAATTATTGATTCTCTGGTGCTTACGGCTATTGCTTTTTTATTTATCACCATAGCCCTAACGATTCAACCAGGCGAAGATGCGGTCATAGGGCTGATTTTGACATTTCTACTTATTTATTTTGTGTATCCTTTGGTGTTGGAACTGCAAATGGACGGGCAGACTTTCGGTAAAAAAATAATGAAAATTAAAGTCATTAGCCTTGACGGGCGTAGCGCAGGTTTTTTGCAATATTTTTTGCGTTGGATTTTAAATTTAGCGGATATGCAAATGGGCGGTGCTGTGGGGCTGGTGGTCATTGCTGTCAACGGAAAAGGCCAACGAATCGGTGACCTTGCCGCAGGTACTACCGTTATTGACCTCAAAACCAAGATTCAGGATTTGGAAAAAGTAATTAATTTACATAAAATCGAAGAAAACTATGTGGCCACTTACGCCAATGTTTATTTGCTTTCCGACCACGACGTACAAGTAATTCAGAAGATTGTTTTGGTATATAGACAGACTGGCAACGAAGAGATTTTGCAAAAAACCGCCGACAAAGTCAAAGAACAATTAGGTCTTCTTTACACCCAAACAGGGTCTAATTTACATTTTTTGGAAACCGTACTTAAAGACTATAAGGCCTTGACAATGAACAACTAAAATATTTTTCGGGAAAAATATTGCACAATCTTACGTTTTATATACATTTGTGTCAGATAGATGCGTTAGCTAAAATAAGCTAAGAGCTTCTATCCTCAAAATCCCCAATTATTTCAGACCATGAAAAACAAGGTTTTCGCCTTTTTGTTACTCGCTGCGATGACAATGGGCTTTGCGTCTTGCTCCAATTCCCAACAACAATTAGCTGGTAATAAGGAAGATAAAGAGCAGGAGCATGAAGCAGAAAAAGAAAACAAATATTATAAGCAATATCCGTTGCTTATCATGACAAGTCTGTCGGCACTGGAGGCTATTTACAAAGAGTCGGACAGTAAGGACTAAGATAAATTAACAACAACACAACGAAAGGGACATTTATGTCCCTTTTTTATTTGCCCAAAACTATGTTAATTGCTCGCCGAAATAAACTTGTGATTGATTTTTAAATTTTGATTATCAATTACATATAACTTTTATATCTATTATTGTTTGCACCGAATAATATTAAATTGAGTATTTATAAATTGCTATGGAAAGAAAAGATTTTTTGCGATTAGGTGGGCTTGCGGCGGCAGGTACAATGTTAGGATTTAATGGGCAAGCCGCAGCAATTGACGAGCTGAAAGCCAAACAAAAAGCGAAAAACGTTATTATTTTGGTCAGCGACGGCATGAGCATCGGCACGTTGAATATGGCTGATTTGTTTTTGCAACGCAAAGAAGGACGCGGAAGTTATTGGCTGGATTTGTACCGCGACCGTAACCGCAAAATTACGCGTGCGCTGATGGATACGGCTTCGGCCAGTTCTTTGGTAACTGACTCAGCCGCAGCGAGTTCTTCGTGGGGCGGTGGCGTGCGCGTCAAAAATGGTTCGCTGAACGTGGGCGCAAATGGCGAATTTTATAAACCTATTTGGCAAAAAATGAAAGCCGCAGGCAAAGCCGTAGGTTGTGTTACGACTGTACCCATTACACACGCCACGCCAGCAGGTTTTTGTGTGAACAACAAAAGCCGCAAAGGACAACCCGAAATTGCGGAAAAATATCTGGAACTACGTTTTGACGTAATGATGGGTGGCGGCTTGGAACATTTCACACCCGAAGGCCGCGAAGACAAAAAAGATATGTTTTCGGCCTTTACGGCCAAAGATTTCGCGGTAGTGCGCGATCGTTCGCAAATGCTGAATCTCAATACTTCTAAGCCTATTTTGGGTGTTTTTCATGAAGATGGTTTGCCTTACAGCATCGACCGCAACAGCAGCGCAGAACTGCAAGCCAAAATCCCGACGTTGGCCGAAATGACCCAAACCGCCATCAAACACCTCAAAGGCAATCCGAAAGGATTTGCGCTGCAAGTGGAAGGCGGCAAAGTGGATTGGGCGGCACACGGCAACGACATTGGCGCGTTACTTTACGATCAAATCGCTTTTGATGAAGCAGTAAAAGTGGCATTGGATTTTGCCGAAAAAGACAAAGAAACGCTGGTAATCATCACCACCGATCACGGAAACGCCAATCCAGGGCTTATTTATGGCGAAAAAGCCAACCAAATGTTTGATTCTATTCAGAAATACAAACAATCTAACGACTGGATTTTGAGCGGAGTAAATAAATTTATGACTGCTGCGCAAGTGATTGAGCGTGTGGAAGCTGGTAGCGGTTTTGCCATCACCACCGAGCAGGCCAACGATTTGTTGGGGCAATATCAGCACTTAGACGAAGACGGGCTTTATAACCCTCGCAAAATGCCGTTTAAGAAACTGGCCGAAATACAAGGCAAATACAATTCGGTGGGCTGGATAAGCATGGATCATTCTGCTGATTTCGTGGAATTGGCCATGTATGGCGTAGGAAGCGAGTTGCTACCGTCATTTATCAAAAACACAGATTTACATTATCTTATGCTCAATGCCACGCACGTAGAAGCGTAATTTTAGGCGAGATAAATATTCTTCGAGAGCCGCCGCATTAATTTCGTGGCGGCTTTTTTCTTCTAAAAAATACGTGGTTGTTTTTCTGTTTATTTCTCAAAACTTTAAACACCGTTTAGGCGTTTAGGAGACAGAAACTAACGTAGTTTTGGCATGAAACATTTAATTTTTGTGTTAATCTTGTTGCCTACATTGAGCTGGGCAGCGATTGGTTGTAATAGCATTATGAAAACAGAAGAAGACAGCACTCAAAAAGTTCGTAAATCCGAACAAGAATGGCAACAGCAATTGAGCCCGCTTTCGTGCGGCGTGTTGCGCGGTAAAGAAACGGAACGCCCTTTTACGGGTAAATATCTGAATAACAAGGAAAAAGGCTCGTATCACTGCGCTGGTTGCGGGCAATTACTTTTTTCGTCGGATACCAAATACGATTCGGGGTCGGGTTGGCCGAGTTTTTTTCAGCCTGCCGTCAAAACCAACATTGGCGAGCATCTGGACAAAAGTTATGGCATGATTCGCCGCGAAATTGTGTGTAGCCGTTGCGAGGGGCATTTGGGGCACGTTTTTGAAGACGGCCCGCAGCCGACAGGTTTGCGCTATTGCGTTAATTCAGCAGCATTGGAGTTTAAGCCCGCAGAAAGCAAAGCAGAAAAATAGTAAAACAAAAAACGCAACCCGTAAGAGTTGCGTTTTTTGTTTTTGTAGTGGGAGCAACAGGATTCGAACCTGTGACCCTCTGCTTGTAAGGCAGATGCTCTGAACCAACTGAGCTATGCTCCCTTCGTAGGGTTATTATTGTGTATTGTTACTTGTTTGTGGGAGCAACAGGATTCGAACCTGTGACCCTCTGCTTGTAAGGCAGATGCTCTGAACCAACTGAGCTATGCTCCCCTTTGCTTGACTCTGTTATCAAACGGGACTGCAAAGGTAGCAGTCGTTTTTTAAATTCCAAATTTTCTGAAATAAAAAAATAAAATAAATGTGGATGTTTTTGATATAAATCTGATTATCAGTAAATTATTTTTATTGAAAAAGTTATAATCACAACCTGCATTCTTAGCCCAATACCAGCAATATAGAGTTTTGTGATATTGCCTTTGTTTTATGTGGCATTGTGCGTATTTTTACCCAATGAATTTAACGCTAACATACACCTATTCCTTAGATGAGATAGAGCAAGCAGCTCAGTGGGTATGTACGCAAGCCAATGCCTCCAAAGTTTGGCTTTTGGAAGGAAATATGGGAGCAGGAAAAACCACCCTCGCCAAAGCAATTTGTTTGGCTTTAGGCGTAACAGACACGGTGAGCAGCCCTACTTTTTCGTTGGTAAACGAGTACCGAACACGGGCACAAGAGCCTATCTATCATTTTGACTTTTATAGAATTAACTCCCTTAGAGAGGCCGAAGACATCGGTACGGAAGACTATTTGTATAGCGGACATTTGTGTTTGGTGGAATGGAGCGAACGCATTGCCCCGTTGCTGCCTGACCATTGTCTTATTATCCGTATCGAAACGCTGCCCGATGGCCGCCGAAACCTATTGCTAATTCAAACAAACCCATGAAAACGCCCTTTGATGCAGAAGTAAAGGCATTGGCTAAAGAGTCGGCCTTGTACCCGCAAGAACTTTTATTGAAAGTTCGCGAAAATACCCAACGTTTAGCCATTGTTGTACCCAAAGAAACCGAAGGCCAAGAAAAACGCCTTGCCCTTACGCCTGATGCGGTGGCATTGCTCGTGAACAACGGCCATGAGGTAATCGTACAAGCAGGTGCGGGCAACCCCTCCAAATTTGCTGATAACGAGTACAGCGAAGCAGGCGCACGCATTGCCTATTCGGCTAAAGAGGCCTACGAAAGTGGCAATGTTGTGTTGAAAGTGTATCCGCCATCGGTGGAAGAAATTGGCTTGATGCAAAAAGGTTCGATTTTGTTTTCGGCCTTGCAAATGACGCAACTTTCAGAAGACTATATTCTGGCTCTCAATAACAAAAATATTACGGGCGTAGCTTTTGAACTGCTCGAAGACGAAGTGGGCGGAATGCCTATCGTACGCGCCATGAGCGAAATTGCGGGTAGTACCGTAATGCTTATTGCCGCCGAATACCTGAACAGCAACAACAACGGACGCGGTATTATTTTGGGTGGAATCACGGGCGTACCGCCTACCAAAGTAGTGATTTTGGGTGCTGGCACAGTGGCCGAATACGCAGCTCGCACGGCTTTGGGGCTTGGCGCAGAAGTGAAAATATTTGACAATCAGATATATAAACTTCGTCGTATCAAAGAAAATTTAGGCCAACAAATTTTTACTTCTACCATAGACCTGACCAACCTCAACGACGCGTTGCGCCGCGCCGATGTTGTAATCGGGGCGTTGAGAGCCGAAGAAGGCCGCAGTCCATGCGTAGTGTCGGAAGATATGGTGGCTTCTATGAAACCTAATTCGGTGATTGTAGATGTGAGCATCGATCAAGGCGGTTGCTTTGAAACTTCGCAAATGACGTCTCATAACTCGCCTACATTCAAGCGTTATGATGTGATACACTATTGCGTGCCTAATATCGCCTCGCGCGTGGCACACACTGGCACGACGGCCATCAGCAATATTTTAGCTCCACTTATCGTAATGGCGCACGAGTTGGGAGGCTTCGAGGAAATGATTTTTAATAAAGTTTGGTTTATGAAAGGTGTGTATTGTTACAGAGGCGGACTCACCAGCAAACAAATTGCCAAACGCCTGAATATGAGACATAAAGATTTGAGTTTGTTGCGTCTGCCGCGCTATTAGTTGGCCTGTTTTTTTTATGGAAGAAAAAGAAGATTTGAATAAAAACCCTTGGACTACGCTTTCCTCACAAGACATTTACGACAATCCGTGGATTCATGTGCGCGAAGACAAAGTGCTGAATCCCAGTGGTGGAAAAGGCATTTACGGCGTGGTTCAATTCAAAAATAAAGCCATTGGCATTATTCCCATAGATGCCGAAGGTTACACGTATTTGGTTGGTCAATATCGTTATTCTCTCAATGAATATTCTTGGGAAATCCCGATGGGTGGCGGCAGACTGGACACGGATATTTTGGTTTCGGCGCAGCGCGAACTGAAAGAAGAAACAGGTTTTACGGCCAAGCAGTGGACGAACATTGCGCGTATTCATACGTCCAACTCCGTAACCGACGAAGAAGGTTTTATTTTCTTGGCCGAAGATTTGGAAGCGGGAGAAGACGAACCCGAAGAAACCGAACAATTGCGCGTTTGGCGTTTGCCATTGGCCGAAGCCGTACAAATGGCCATGGACAACCGCATCACAGACGCGATTAGCGTGGCGGGTTTGCTCAAAGCGGCACGCATCAAAGGGATTTAGATTTTTACCCAAAAAAGAAGATGCCACGCTTACGGCATTAAAAATTGATTGAGAATTGATTTTTTGCTACCAATATTTCAATCCTAACGGATTTATGTTGAAGTCGAAAAAACCTTTAGGCTTGGGTATCTTTGTAGTAAGCAATCTATTGAAAATGAACGCTATCTGCGTGAAATTATTAACAGAAATCATCAATATTTTTTCTAATAAAAAAGGCTGCCTCCCAGAAAGAAGCAGCCTTTTTTGTATCAAACAGTTTCTAAAATTATAGTCTGTGTGAAGAGAATTTAGCACCCAAATACTCGCGGTTAAGGCGTGCGATGTGCTCCAACGAAATGCCTTTTGGACATTCAGCCGAACAAGCACCAGTGTTTGTACAAGCACCGAAACCTTCTTCGTCCATTTGAGCAATCATTTTTTCTGCACGGATTTGGCGTTCTGCTTGGCCTTGTGGCAACAATGCCAATTGCGAAATTTTAGCAGAAGTGAAAAGCATGGCCGAAGCGTTTTTACAAGCCGCTACGCAAGCACCACAACCGATACAAGCCGCCGCCGCAAATGCTTCGTCAGCAGATTCTTTCGAAATAGGAAGGTTGTTGGCATCTTGTGCGTTACCTGTGTTTACCGACACATAACCACCCGCCGACATGATGCGGTCAAAAGCAGTTCTGTCCACCGACAAATCTTTAATCACAGGGAAAGCCGAAGCGCGCCAAGGTTCTACCACGATAGTATCGCCATCTTTGAAGCTGCGCATGTGCAACTGGCAAGTAGTGATACCTTGTTTTGGGCCGTGTGGTTGGCCGTTGATGTACATTGAGCACATACCGCAAATACCTTCGCGGCAGTCGTGGTCGAATGCAATCGGTTCTTTGTTCTCGTGTACGAGTTGCTCGTTAAGCACGTCGAACATTTCCAAGAACGACATATCTGGAGAGATTTCTTTTACATTGTAAGTCTCCAATTTGCCTTCTGATTTTGCGTTTTTCTGACGCCATACTTTCAGCGTCAGATTCATATTTCCGTGACTCATAGTCGTAAATGCTTTTTAGTAAGAAAAAATAAATCGGCTTATTTGTAAGAGCGTTGAGAAATCTTGATGTTTTCGTAAGCAAGCTCCTCTTTGTGAAGTTCGAATAAGCTATCGCCTTTGTATTCCCAAGCGGCTACGTAAGCGTAGTTTTCGTCGTCGCGTTGTGCTTCGCCTTCTTCTGTTTGGAACTCCTCGCGGAAGTGACCACCACAAGACTCGTTGCGTTGCAATGCGTCGATACACATTAGTTCGCCCAACTCCAAGAAATCAGCCACGCGACCTGCTTTGTCAAGCTCTGGGTTGAAAGCGTTCGCTTCGCCCAATACGCGCACGTCTGACCAGAACTCTTTGCGAAGTGCTTGAATTTCTACAATCGCTTGTTTCAAACCTTCCGCATTACGCGCCATACCGCATTTATCCCACATGATTTTGCCTAAGCGTTTGTGGAAAGATTCTGGAGATTGTTGGCCTTGGATGCTCATCAATTTGTTGATGCGATCTTGGGCTGTTTTCTCTGCTTCCACGAAAGCAGGGTGGTCTGTTGGAACGGCTTTGTTACGAATTTCGCCAGACAAGTAAGCTCCGATTGTGTAAGGAATTACGAAATAACCATCGGCCAAACCTTGCATCAAGGCAGAAGCACCCAAGCGGTTCGCGCCGTGGTCTGAGAAGTTAGCTTCGCCCAAAGCGTAAAGACCCGGAACGGTTGTCATCAGGTTGTAATCTACCCAAAGGCCGCCCATCGTGTAGTGTACTGCTGGGTAAATACGCATTGGCACTTCGTAAGGGTTTTCGCCAGTGATTTGCTCGTACATATCGAACAAGTTACCGTATTTTTCTTTTACTACTGCTTTGCCCAAATCGCGGATTTGTGCGGCAGAAGGATTATGAACGCCTTGTTTGAGGGCTTCGGCTTTACCGTAACGCTCAATCGCTGAAGCGTAATCCAAGTAAACGGCCATTTTGGAAGTACCTACACCGTAACCAGCATCGCAACGCTCTTTGGCAGCACGCGAAGCAATATCGCGAGGCACGAGGTTACCGAAAGCAGGATAACGACGCTCCAAATAATAATCTCTTTCGTCTTCAGGGATTTGGTTGGCAGCGCGTGTGTCGTTTTGTTTTTTAGGTACCCAAATACGACCGTCATTACGCAACGACTCCGACATCAAAGTAAGTTTTGATTGGTGGTCGCCCGAAACAGGGATACAAGTAGGGTGAATTTGTGTAAAACATGGGTTGCCGAAGAACGCACCTTTTTTGTGTGCTTTCCAAGCGGCTGTTACGTTGCTACCCATCGCGTTGGTAGAAAGGTAGAACACGTTGCCATAACCACCTGTACAAAGCAATACGGCGTGGCCTGAATGACGCTCTAATTCGCCCGTAATCAAGTTGCGAGCAATGATGCCTTTACATTTGCCATCAATCGTTACTACTTCAATCATTTCGTGACGAGTGTACATGGCCACGTTGCCCATACCTACTTGGCGTTGAAGGGCAGAGTAAGCACCCAACAACAACTGTTGGCCAGTCTGACCCGCAGCGTAAAAAGTACGTTGTACTTGCGTACCACCAAACGAACGGTTGCTCAACAACCCGCCATATTCGCGAGCGAAAGGTACACCTTGTGCCACGCATTGGTCGATGATGCTGCCCGACACTTCGGCCAAACGATAAACGTTGCCTTCGCGTGCGCGGTAGTCACCACCTTTAATTGTATCATAAAACAAACGGTAAACCGAGTCACCGTCATTTTGGTAGTTTTTAGCAGCATTGATACCACCTTGCGCGGCGATACTGTGCGCACGGCGAGGTGAATCTTGGAAGCAAAATGCTTTTACTTTATAACCCAACTCAGCAAGTGTAGCGGCAGCAGAAGCACCAGCCAAACCTGTACCCACTACGATTACTTCCAAACTACGTTTGTTTGCAGGGTTTACCAACGAAACAGTAGAACGGTATTTTGTCCACTTGGTCTCTAATGGCCCTGCGGGTATTTTAGCATCTAATTTTGACATATATATTAGCTGTTTTTAGAAATGTGAAGAAACTTAACCCTTTAAGAAGAAATAAACAGGCATCGCGGCAAAAGCCAACGGAATCAAAACGCCAAATACGACAATGCCAACCGTTTGGATAGCACCGTTGTATTTTGGGTGATTAACGCCCAACGTTTGGAACGCACTCTTAAAGCCGTGAATCAAGTGGAAAGAAACAGCAGCCATTGCAAGCAAATAGAATGCTACTAAAGCAATGTTTTTGAATTCTTCTTCTACTTCCTCGTAAAGGTCTTTTACGATAACAACACGTGTTTGGTTGTCGTTGGTCAAATACTCTTGTTTTTTGCCGTGCATCACAAAATCAGCACCCAATGAAGTAGCTTTTACTTCACCAGTTTTTAGGTCTTGCTCAAATTGTGTGTAAGGCACATGACCGAATTTGTATTCAGCCCAGAAATCGCCCATGTGAACGGCAATGAACACCAACAACACTGTGCCAAGCAACGCCATGTTGCGAGAAGCAGCAGAGCTATTAGCCGAACCTTTAGACACTGCATAAGCCACAGGACGCGCCTTTTTGTTTTTCAACGTAAGGGCAAAACCTTGAAACGCGTGCAATAAGATGAAGAAATACAAACCATACGAAACCGTTTTGATTAGTGGGTTTGTCGTCATCAACACAGCATACTCATTGAATGCCAAGCCGTGATCAGCCTTGAAAAGTTGTAAGTTGCCTATCATGTGAACCGCCAAAAAGGTACACAAAAACAAGCCTGTCAGTGCCATCACCAGTTTTCGGCCAATGGAACTCGATAATGTTTGTGAAATCCAACTCATTGTTTAATTATGTGTTTAAAAGTTTTTTTGAATAAAAATGTTACTAAAACGATTTTGCTCAAAATTACAGTCCGAACCAATACAATACAATGACATTTGTGTTATTTCAAATAATTCTAAATAAGCATCACAAACGTTTGCAATAGATATGTATTGTTACTGTCATTTTTGCAGAATACAATTTGTTTTGATTTAAATTTATTATGTCCCATAAAAAAAGCCTCTATACAGAAGCTATTATGCTTGTATAGAGGCTTTTAACTTTTAGGCACTTGCGGGCACTTCTGCCGAGTGCGTGGCGGTCATTTCTCCAAAAATGCGTTTTCGGTGCAAAAAGCCCCAGTCACGCATCGCAATAATTACAATATCTAAAGAGCGGCCATACTCTGTAATTTCGTATTCGACAGTAGGCGGAAGTGTGTCGTGTACCGTGCGGCTGA
This genomic window from Flexibacter flexilis DSM 6793 contains:
- a CDS encoding fumarate reductase/succinate dehydrogenase flavoprotein subunit, whose product is MSKLDAKIPAGPLETKWTKYRSTVSLVNPANKRSLEVIVVGTGLAGASAAATLAELGYKVKAFCFQDSPRRAHSIAAQGGINAAKNYQNDGDSVYRLFYDTIKGGDYRAREGNVYRLAEVSGSIIDQCVAQGVPFAREYGGLLSNRSFGGTQVQRTFYAAGQTGQQLLLGAYSALQRQVGMGNVAMYTRHEMIEVVTIDGKCKGIIARNLITGELERHSGHAVLLCTGGYGNVFYLSTNAMGSNVTAAWKAHKKGAFFGNPCFTQIHPTCIPVSGDHQSKLTLMSESLRNDGRIWVPKKQNDTRAANQIPEDERDYYLERRYPAFGNLVPRDIASRAAKERCDAGYGVGTSKMAVYLDYASAIERYGKAEALKQGVHNPSAAQIRDLGKAVVKEKYGNLFDMYEQITGENPYEVPMRIYPAVHYTMGGLWVDYNLMTTVPGLYALGEANFSDHGANRLGASALMQGLADGYFVIPYTIGAYLSGEIRNKAVPTDHPAFVEAEKTAQDRINKLMSIQGQQSPESFHKRLGKIMWDKCGMARNAEGLKQAIVEIQALRKEFWSDVRVLGEANAFNPELDKAGRVADFLELGELMCIDALQRNESCGGHFREEFQTEEGEAQRDDENYAYVAAWEYKGDSLFELHKEELAYENIKISQRSYK
- a CDS encoding succinate dehydrogenase cytochrome b subunit, which produces MSWISQTLSSSIGRKLVMALTGLFLCTFLAVHMIGNLQLFKADHGLAFNEYAVLMTTNPLIKTVSYGLYFFILLHAFQGFALTLKNKKARPVAYAVSKGSANSSAASRNMALLGTVLLVFIAVHMGDFWAEYKFGHVPYTQFEQDLKTGEVKATSLGADFVMHGKKQEYLTNDNQTRVVIVKDLYEEVEEEFKNIALVAFYLLAMAAVSFHLIHGFKSAFQTLGVNHPKYNGAIQTVGIVVFGVLIPLAFAAMPVYFFLKG